GAGTCGATGCCCGATTTCACCACAAGGGTATAAGTGTAACTAAGCCTCATGTCTTGACAGTCGGCAAGTCTTCTTTAGATCGTCATGAGGTAAAGGAAGTCTCGCTAGCCGCTGGGCGCTTGAGCTGGAAGTGGCTGTTTTAATTATAGAAATAATTCAGCCAAATTTTATACTTCATTATTTTAACAAAAGAATGTTGCGGCTCCATAGCAGCATTCTTTTTCGAAAGGAATGTAGGTTAGATGATTAAATTAGAAAACATCACGAAAGTGTTCCCATCTAAAAATGGGGACGTAACAGCTGTAAATAATGTTAACCTTCATGTTAAAAAGGGAGAAATCCATGGTGTCATTGGCTATAGTGGCGCTGGTAAAAGTACATTAATTAGACTTGTCAATTTACTGGAAAAGCCAACAAGCGGAAATGTCTCAATCAATGGAACTGAATTGACCTCTCTGTCACCAGAAAAACTGCGTCAAACGCGACAAAAGGTCGGCATGATTTTTCAGCATTTCAATCTATTAAAAACTGCTACTGTATATGACAATATTGCAACGCCGTTAAAACTTCTTGGTTATGATAAACAAGAGGTGAAGAAACGCGTTGAAAAATACTTAAAGATTGTAGACTTATTCGAAAAACAAGACAGCTACCCTTCCCAGCTATCTGGCGGGCAAAAACAGCGTGTGGCCATTGCCAGAGCATTGTCACAGGAACCAGAAATACTGCTCAGTGATGAAGCAACAAGTGCACTAGACCCTGAGACAACAAACTCCATTCTGGACCTGCTTTTAAAAATAAATGAAGAGCTTGGGATAACGATTTTACTTATTACGCATGAAATGAATGTGATCCAAAAAATATGTGATTATGTGTACGTGCTTGAAAAAGGTGAAATCATCGAACAGAGCTCAAGTATAGAACTTTTCACAAACCCGCGTAAGCATACGACAAAGAAATTTTTAGATACCATTTCTCAACGAAAACTATCAGCATCACTTATTTCCCAATTGAAGCTGAATGGTACGGTTACAAGACTTACATTTATCGGTGAGAACACGGGGCAGCCTCTGCTCTCCCAAGTAAGTCAGAAATTTAATGTAGAACCAAACATTCTAACTGCAAACATTATGGAATTAAAGAATGGCATCGTTGGAAACTTAATCATTCATCTTATTGGTGAACAAGAACAAATTAATGCATCCTTGCAATTCCTGAACGATCAAGGTGTGGCAACAGAAGAAGTGGAGGGAGAATAACATGGAAGCATTCATCCAAGAATGGCTGCCAATTATCGGACAGTCTGTCGTAGAAACATTTCAAATGGTTATTATTTCACTGTTTTTCGCAATATTAATCGGAGTTCCTTTGGGTATACTCGTTGTCCTTACACGACCTGGTCAAGCATTAGCAAACAAAGTCGTCTATCAACTTCTCAATCTATTAATAAATGTAGTGCGTTCCATTCCATTTATTATTCTCTTATTCTTTATTTTACCATTCACAAAATTACTCGTAGGAACAACGATTGGGGTCCAAGGTGTAATCGTCCCGCTCGTTATCTACACGGCTCCGTATATTGCCAGATTACTAGAAACTTCCTTGCTGGAGGTGGACAATGGTGTAATTGAAGCCTATAAAGCAATGGGAATTAAAACGAGACAAATTATTTGGAATGTAATGCTTAGAGAGGCACGGCCATCGATTATTTTAGGCCTGACAATCGCAACGGTCAGCCTGATCGGGGCTACAGCAATGGCTGGGCTTGTTGGTGCAGGTGGTCTCGGGGATCTTGCATATCGATTCGGACATTTACGATATGAAGTGGATGTTATGTATACCACTGTCTTTATTCTTATTATCCTTGTTCAAGGAATCCAATCCCTTGGTAATAGACTCGCAGCACGTTTGAAAAAAGATTAGTAGGAGGACTTAACATGTCAAATGAGCTTTATATTGAAAAACAAGGTGCGATTGCCACGATTATTATCAATCGTCCTAAAAAGAAAAACTGTTTTTCACTCGCTATGTTTCAAAGGCTGGAAGTATTGCTGGATGAACTAAAACTGGATAGCACCATAAAGCTCCTTATTGTCCGCGGCGTTGATGAAACTGCCTTCTCTGCTGGGGCTGATATTACAGAATTTCTGGAAGTCCGTTTACATGCAGAAAAGGCAAAGGCATATAATGATTTTGCCCTTGGCGCAATTGAAAAGCTATATCGGTTTCCAAGACCAACAATTGCTATGATTCAAACACTTGCTATCGGCGGCGGTCTCGAGCTTGCTAATGCATGCGACTTTCGTTTTGCTACATCTGGAAGCAAACTCGGAATCACTTCCGCAAATATCGGTATTGTTTATAATCTGACAAGTACGAAACGACTTTTAAATTTAATTGGACCTTCTAAAACAAAAGAATTGCTGTATACAGCAAAACTGATTACTGCGGAAGAAGGAAAAGACATTGGCTTAATCGACTATGTATGTGCCTCTGAAGAAATTGAGGAGGACGTATTCACATTCGCCAGACAGATCCTAAAGAAATCTCCGGTAGCAAACTCCGGCATTAAACAAGTCATTCAAGCTATTATCGATGGGGATAATGCGGAAACCGATGCAATTTCGAACCTTATTCTGGAATCCTACAGCTCGGAAGATTATATGGAAGGCATACAAGCTTTCTTGGATAAAAGGAAGCCTAATTTCTTATAAAGGTGTGAGCACAAATGACAACCGTACAGAAAAATGACTCATTTATTGAAAACATCATTTCATCTGAAGTATTTCCTTTTAGTGCAGAGGAATTAGAAGCTGCGGCCAAAGAAAAAATTGATACCGCTGCATTTGGTTACACTCGCTCTGGAGCAGGCGGCGAAGAAACATTAAGAAAAAACATCACTAGCTTTGAAAAATATTCAATTGTTCCCAAATACTTAAATGATGTGTCTGTCGCCGATACGAGTATTGAATTATTTGGACGTACCTATGCACATCCATTTCTGCTTGCGCCTGTCGGAATGTTAAAAATAACACATGAAGATGCAGAAATTGCTGTATCAAAGGCAGCAGCAAAATACCATGTTCCATATATTCAAAGTACGGTGTCCAGCTACTCCATTGAGGAAGTGGCTGCCGCTTCCGGCAATAGCCCAAAATGGTTCCAGCTCTATTGGTCCAATAATGAAAATATTTCGTACAGTATGGTAAAGCGAGCAGAAGAAGCAGGCTATGAAGCAATTGTATTGACGATTGATACATTTATGTTTGGCTGGCGGGAAGAAGATATGCGAAATCGCTTTTCCCCTCTTAGAGAAGGTTATGGGAAGGCAAATTACATAACGGATAATGTCTTCTTATCCACACTTGCACACGATGATCACGACTCCATAATTCAAGAGATATTGCAAAATATTTATCATCCTTCCCTCAATTGGAAGCATGTAGCAGAACTGAAAAAACTTACATCCTTGCCAATTTTATTAAAGGGCGTTCTGCACCCATCGGATGTACGACTTGCAATCGAAAGCGGAGTCGACGGGATTATTGTTTCCAATCATGGCGGTCGTCAGCTAGATGGAGTTATTTCTAGTATTGATGCACTCCCAGCGATTGCAAAAGAAGCAGACGGGGCTATTCCTGTTTTGCTTGATAGCGGAATTCGTCGCGGAGCAGATGTTGTCAAAGCTCTTGCCCTGGGTGCCGATGCGGTATTATATGGCAGGCCATATGTATATGGGCTGGCCATCGCTGGACAAACTGGTGTGGAAAAAGTCCTAGAGAATTTTATTCAGGAAACGAAGGTTTCACTCGCACTTTCAGGAGCGAATAATGTAAAGGCGGCTCGTAATATCCAAATTGTAAAAAGCGAACAATGATAGAATAACAAACTTAAGGAGTGGGCATCCAATGGAACAAGCATTAAAAGGCATGAAAGTAGTTGATCTATCACAAGTTTTAGCTGGGCCATATTGTACGATGGTATTAGGTGACATGGGTGCCGATGTTATTAAAGTCGAGAAGTATCCAATCGGTGATGATACACGCTCAATGGGACCATATATCAATGAAGAAAGCTATATGTACATGATGGTCAACCGAAACAAAAGAGGCATGTGTGTCAATTTAAAAACCGAAGCAGGATTATATGTATTATATGACCTTATTAAAGATGCAGATGTGTTTGTAGAAAACTATCGACCGGGTGTGACGAAAAAGCTTGGCATTGATTATGATACATTAAAAGAAATGAACCCAAGCCTTATCTATTGCTCCATCTCCGGATACGGGCAAACAGGTCCATATCGCAATAAGGGCGGATTTGATATTATGGCGCAAGGTCTTTCAGGATTAATCGATATGACCGGTGAAAAGTCAGGAAAGCCTGCTAAAGTCGGTATCGCGATTCATGATATTGCCGCAGCAGAAACGGCCATTCAATCAATACTTACCGCCTATATTCACCGCCTTAAAGGTGGAAAAGGCCAGTACATAGACATTTCACTCGTTGACTCTGGACTTGCTTGGACGGTTTGGGAAGCTGCTGCTTACTTTGGCAAAGGCGAGGTTGCACGCCGGAATGGAACGGCACATCGCGTATCTGCACCTTATCAAGGCTTTAAGACAAAAGATGGCTTTATCCTAATAGGAGCAGGCAACCAGAAGCTATGGGAAAATTTATGCCGCCATGTTCTGACAAAGCCGGAGTGGATAGAAGAACAACGCTTTTTAACGAACAGTATACGCGCGGAAAATGCTGCTGAGCTTGAGACAGAAATAGAACAGGTTCTGACAACTGAATCAAGTGATTACTGGCTAGGCCTATTAGATACACATGGAATTCCATCTGGACCTATTTTATCCTATGATCAAACATTAAATAATGAACAAATTAAGTCGCGGGACATGATTTTGGATTACGAGCATCCTGTTGGTGGTTCCATGAAAACACTTGGATTCCCTGCTAAGTTTTCCGAAACACCTGGGCATCTTTCTAAGCCTGCCCCACTTCTTGGTCAGCATAATCAGGAAATTTTAGCAGAGCTTGGATACAAAGCTGAAACAATCGAACAATTGGTTGATGATGCTGTACTAAGCAACCGTTCAGAAAAAGTCGAAGCATAGTGTTAGACATCCTATGCTAGTTAGCAAAAGAAATAATTAGAATCTGAAAAGCCGGGCCAATAAGCCCGGTTTTCTCTATACCTTTTTAATTTTCCAGATTTCTGTTGCATACTCCTGAACGGTCTGGTCACTTGAAAATTTACCTGAGTAAGCAATATTCGTTACACTCATATTTAACCACGTATTCCGGTTTCGGTAAGCCCGTTCAATAAGCTCGTGTGCCTCTAAGTAAGGTTCAAAATCCTTGAGCACAAAATACGGATCATTGTGGTATAGAATGTTGTAATAAATATCCTTAAATTCGATATTATGAACACCAAACTCACCCTGATTCAACTGATCTAAAACTCGTTTGATCCGATCATCTGTATTATATAAATCTCTTGCATGATAGCCCCCATGCTGGTAATAATGAAGCACTTCATCGGCTGTCAGTCCAAAAATAAACATATTCTGGTCACCGACTAAATCATGGATTTCAATATTCGCTCCATCCATTGTACCTAATGTCAGCGCACCATTCATCATCATTTTCATATTCCCTGTTCCAGATGCTTCTTTACTTGCAGTTGAAATTTGTTCACTAATATCAGCTGCAGGAATAATTTTTTCTGCCAGACTAACATTATAGTTCTCCAGGAAAATAACCTTTAATCGATCTCTTACATCTGGATCATAATTCACAATGGATGCTACCGTGTTAATTAATTTTATAACTTCCTTCGCTAAATGATAGCTTGGAGCTGCTTTTGCCCCAAAAATAAATGTACGTGGCGTAATATTTTGGTTCGGATTGTCCTTCAGCTCATTATATAAATAAATTACGTGGAAAATATTTAACAGCTGACGCTTATATTCATGCAGCCGTTTGATTTGCACATCAAAAATCGATTGCTCATCTACGGTGATTCCTAAATGCTGATGAATATAATTAGCTAATATCTTTTTATTCTCATGCTTTACTTGGTCAAATTTCTCCAGTAATGCATTGTCATTAGAATACTTTAATAAGCTAATCAGCTGTTTTGGCCGTTTCACCCATTGCGGTCCAATGATATCTGTTATCAAGCCAGCAAGCTTCGGATTTGCCTGCAATAGCCACCGACGATGAGTAATTCCGTTCGTCTTATTATTAAATTTATCTGGATACAGGCTGTAAAAATTTTTCATTTCTTTTTTCTTCAGTATTTCGGTGTGAATGCGCGCCACACCGTTGACACTGAAGCTGCCTACAATCGCAAGTCTTGCCATATGAACGCGTCCATAAGCGATTATAGCTAATTCGGGTATAAAATCTCTTAATTCCTTATGTTCAAACCAGATCCCTTTACAAAACCGTTCATTAATTTCATCAATAATCATATAGATCCTTGGCAAGAGATTTTTTATCATCTCTTCTGTCCATGTCTCTAAAGCCTCACTCAACGTTGTATGATTCGTATAAGCAATTACTTTCGTCGTAACTTCCCAAGCATTGTCCCAGCTGAACCCCTCATCATCCATTAAAATCCGCATCAATTCTGGAATCGCTAAGCTGGGATGTGTATCATTGATTTGGATGACTACTTTTTCTGCCAAACGACTAAGTGGCAGGTGATGATTTCGTTTAAAATGCTTTAGGATGTTCTGAATACTTGATGACACTAAAAAATACTGCTGCTTTAAACGAAGCTCTTTCCCCTCATAACTAGAATCATCTGGATATAAAAATCCTGATATTTGTTCAATGGAATGCTGGTGATCAAGGCCATGATAATATTCCTTATTTTCCTCCAGCAAGCCATCTCCATTATTTTGGTGAATTACTTCTGCACTCCACAAACGCAGTGTATTCACTGTATCATTCTCATAACCAACAATTGGGATATCGTACGGAACTGCCATTACCTTATCTGTATTTTGGTATTCAAATTCAAGTGTGCCATCATTTTTTTTAAACATATGTACATCACCATGGAATTGAATAACCACCGCTTCTTCCTCATTTCTCGTTTCCCATGGATAAGGGTTTTTCAACCAATAGTCCGGCAGTTCAACTTGGTTTCCGTGAATAATACGCTGCTCAAATAAGCCGTAACGATAGCGAATCCCATACCCGTGTCCTGGAAAGTTTAATGAGGCTAATGAATCAAGAAAGCATGCTGCAAGCCGGCCTAAGCCTCCATTCCCTAACGCAGCATCATGCTCTTCAGCGAAAATATCCTCTGGGTCAAAGCCAAGCTCCTGCAAAGCTCCCTTTGCTGTATTAAGCATGCCGCAATTCAAGAGATTACTTTCAAGCATTCTGCCGATTAAAAACTCCATCGATAAATAATAAACTTCTTTATATTTGCCTTCCCGATAGTTTTTACGTGTCTCGAACCACTGCTGTTTTATCTCTTCATTAGCAATCGATGCAAGCACATAATAGATATCCTGGGATGTTGCTTCCTTAACTTCTCTTCCTTTATCAGAAATAAGCCTTCTTAAAATTTCCTGTTTTAATGTATTTACCGTTACGTCTGCCAAGGAAATACTCCCCCCTACCCCATGATTGATTCCGGTACAAGATTTGTGTAAATTTCAGCATACTGCTGGGCTGAGTCTTTCCAGCTGAATTGACTTTTATTAACGTTTTTCAATAGGTTTTGCCATTGTGCTGAATTACCATATATTTCTATAGTGTAGCGCAAAACATTTAATAAATCGTGTGCATTATAATTTGTAAAGCTAAAACCGTTTCCCTCACCAGTCCACTTATTATAAGACAGAACTGTGTCTTTTAATCCTCCGGTTTCTCGAACAACCGGGACAGTCTTATACTGCAAAGCAATCAACTGAGATAATCCACACGGTTCAAATTTGGATGGCATTATAAAAAAGTCTGCACTTGCATAAAGTCTTCGAGCCAGCCCTTCGTCAAAGGATAGAATTGCTTGAGCCTTATCTGGATAACGTTTGGCTAAATCCGCAAAATAGCTTTCAAATTCAGGTTCCCCAGTTCCTAATACGATAAATTGGACGTCCTCCTCGAGGAATTCATCTAAAATATGCTGGGCAAGATAAAGTCCCTTTTGTTCTACCAGTCTTGTAATAATAATGTACAAAGGGGTTCCTTCTTTATATGGAAGGTTAATTTCTTCATGAAGTTTGATTCTATTTTGTCTTTTCTTTAAGCGTGCTGATCGATAATTCACAAACAGATTTGGATCGGATGATGGATTGTATTCCTTTGTATCAATTCCATTAAGTATACCAAGCAGGTCAGCCGACCTCTCTTGCAACATTGCGTGAATACCTTCTCCATAGTAAGGGTCCTTTATTTCCTCGGCATAGCTTGGGCTAACGGTTGTAATTTTATCAGCATGGAACAAAGCACTCTTTATACAATTAAACATTCCATCCCATTCCATCCCAGCAATGTGTTCATTCTCAAGATTAAAAAAGTCATCAAATATATGTAATGGCATAACACCTTGATATTTGAGATTGTGAATCGTAAAAATGGTCTTCATCCCATCAATTGGCTTTAAAATGTTGGCAAGTGCCACCACTATTCCGGCTTGCCAATCATGTGCATGAAGCACTTCCGGACGATAATCGAGATGCCTTAGAGATTCCAGAACTGCATGACTAAAGAATACAAAGCGTTCACCATCATCGTAATAGCCGTAAATCCCTTTTCTCGTAAAATAATATTCATTGGCGATAAAATAATACGTAATGTGATCGTGTACGAGCATAAATAATTGTGCTTCCTGT
This region of Oceanobacillus sp. FSL K6-2867 genomic DNA includes:
- a CDS encoding ATP-binding cassette domain-containing protein; the protein is MIKLENITKVFPSKNGDVTAVNNVNLHVKKGEIHGVIGYSGAGKSTLIRLVNLLEKPTSGNVSINGTELTSLSPEKLRQTRQKVGMIFQHFNLLKTATVYDNIATPLKLLGYDKQEVKKRVEKYLKIVDLFEKQDSYPSQLSGGQKQRVAIARALSQEPEILLSDEATSALDPETTNSILDLLLKINEELGITILLITHEMNVIQKICDYVYVLEKGEIIEQSSSIELFTNPRKHTTKKFLDTISQRKLSASLISQLKLNGTVTRLTFIGENTGQPLLSQVSQKFNVEPNILTANIMELKNGIVGNLIIHLIGEQEQINASLQFLNDQGVATEEVEGE
- a CDS encoding methionine ABC transporter permease; protein product: MEAFIQEWLPIIGQSVVETFQMVIISLFFAILIGVPLGILVVLTRPGQALANKVVYQLLNLLINVVRSIPFIILLFFILPFTKLLVGTTIGVQGVIVPLVIYTAPYIARLLETSLLEVDNGVIEAYKAMGIKTRQIIWNVMLREARPSIILGLTIATVSLIGATAMAGLVGAGGLGDLAYRFGHLRYEVDVMYTTVFILIILVQGIQSLGNRLAARLKKD
- a CDS encoding enoyl-CoA hydratase-related protein; the protein is MSNELYIEKQGAIATIIINRPKKKNCFSLAMFQRLEVLLDELKLDSTIKLLIVRGVDETAFSAGADITEFLEVRLHAEKAKAYNDFALGAIEKLYRFPRPTIAMIQTLAIGGGLELANACDFRFATSGSKLGITSANIGIVYNLTSTKRLLNLIGPSKTKELLYTAKLITAEEGKDIGLIDYVCASEEIEEDVFTFARQILKKSPVANSGIKQVIQAIIDGDNAETDAISNLILESYSSEDYMEGIQAFLDKRKPNFL
- a CDS encoding alpha-hydroxy-acid oxidizing protein, translating into MTTVQKNDSFIENIISSEVFPFSAEELEAAAKEKIDTAAFGYTRSGAGGEETLRKNITSFEKYSIVPKYLNDVSVADTSIELFGRTYAHPFLLAPVGMLKITHEDAEIAVSKAAAKYHVPYIQSTVSSYSIEEVAAASGNSPKWFQLYWSNNENISYSMVKRAEEAGYEAIVLTIDTFMFGWREEDMRNRFSPLREGYGKANYITDNVFLSTLAHDDHDSIIQEILQNIYHPSLNWKHVAELKKLTSLPILLKGVLHPSDVRLAIESGVDGIIVSNHGGRQLDGVISSIDALPAIAKEADGAIPVLLDSGIRRGADVVKALALGADAVLYGRPYVYGLAIAGQTGVEKVLENFIQETKVSLALSGANNVKAARNIQIVKSEQ
- a CDS encoding CoA transferase, with protein sequence MEQALKGMKVVDLSQVLAGPYCTMVLGDMGADVIKVEKYPIGDDTRSMGPYINEESYMYMMVNRNKRGMCVNLKTEAGLYVLYDLIKDADVFVENYRPGVTKKLGIDYDTLKEMNPSLIYCSISGYGQTGPYRNKGGFDIMAQGLSGLIDMTGEKSGKPAKVGIAIHDIAAAETAIQSILTAYIHRLKGGKGQYIDISLVDSGLAWTVWEAAAYFGKGEVARRNGTAHRVSAPYQGFKTKDGFILIGAGNQKLWENLCRHVLTKPEWIEEQRFLTNSIRAENAAELETEIEQVLTTESSDYWLGLLDTHGIPSGPILSYDQTLNNEQIKSRDMILDYEHPVGGSMKTLGFPAKFSETPGHLSKPAPLLGQHNQEILAELGYKAETIEQLVDDAVLSNRSEKVEA
- a CDS encoding glycogen/starch/alpha-glucan phosphorylase is translated as MADVTVNTLKQEILRRLISDKGREVKEATSQDIYYVLASIANEEIKQQWFETRKNYREGKYKEVYYLSMEFLIGRMLESNLLNCGMLNTAKGALQELGFDPEDIFAEEHDAALGNGGLGRLAACFLDSLASLNFPGHGYGIRYRYGLFEQRIIHGNQVELPDYWLKNPYPWETRNEEEAVVIQFHGDVHMFKKNDGTLEFEYQNTDKVMAVPYDIPIVGYENDTVNTLRLWSAEVIHQNNGDGLLEENKEYYHGLDHQHSIEQISGFLYPDDSSYEGKELRLKQQYFLVSSSIQNILKHFKRNHHLPLSRLAEKVVIQINDTHPSLAIPELMRILMDDEGFSWDNAWEVTTKVIAYTNHTTLSEALETWTEEMIKNLLPRIYMIIDEINERFCKGIWFEHKELRDFIPELAIIAYGRVHMARLAIVGSFSVNGVARIHTEILKKKEMKNFYSLYPDKFNNKTNGITHRRWLLQANPKLAGLITDIIGPQWVKRPKQLISLLKYSNDNALLEKFDQVKHENKKILANYIHQHLGITVDEQSIFDVQIKRLHEYKRQLLNIFHVIYLYNELKDNPNQNITPRTFIFGAKAAPSYHLAKEVIKLINTVASIVNYDPDVRDRLKVIFLENYNVSLAEKIIPAADISEQISTASKEASGTGNMKMMMNGALTLGTMDGANIEIHDLVGDQNMFIFGLTADEVLHYYQHGGYHARDLYNTDDRIKRVLDQLNQGEFGVHNIEFKDIYYNILYHNDPYFVLKDFEPYLEAHELIERAYRNRNTWLNMSVTNIAYSGKFSSDQTVQEYATEIWKIKKV
- a CDS encoding glycogen synthase — its product is MSNILFVASECSPFIKTGGLADVIGSLPQALKKEEKLEVRVILPLYDEIDDIWKEQMEYLTTFDVQLGWRKQEAQLFMLVHDHITYYFIANEYYFTRKGIYGYYDDGERFVFFSHAVLESLRHLDYRPEVLHAHDWQAGIVVALANILKPIDGMKTIFTIHNLKYQGVMPLHIFDDFFNLENEHIAGMEWDGMFNCIKSALFHADKITTVSPSYAEEIKDPYYGEGIHAMLQERSADLLGILNGIDTKEYNPSSDPNLFVNYRSARLKKRQNRIKLHEEINLPYKEGTPLYIIITRLVEQKGLYLAQHILDEFLEEDVQFIVLGTGEPEFESYFADLAKRYPDKAQAILSFDEGLARRLYASADFFIMPSKFEPCGLSQLIALQYKTVPVVRETGGLKDTVLSYNKWTGEGNGFSFTNYNAHDLLNVLRYTIEIYGNSAQWQNLLKNVNKSQFSWKDSAQQYAEIYTNLVPESIMG